One Acanthochromis polyacanthus isolate Apoly-LR-REF ecotype Palm Island chromosome 6, KAUST_Apoly_ChrSc, whole genome shotgun sequence DNA segment encodes these proteins:
- the mul1b gene encoding mitochondrial ubiquitin ligase activator of NFKB 1 isoform X1, whose translation MSLPTFSQLHPLSRDALNAADHRMDSSGKPSTAQVVVLATSSALTAIFYSIYRSRATTVSRLKEAKKVSIDQDLKNILSETPGRCVPYAVIEGVVRSVKETLNSQFVDNCKGVIERLTLKEEKMVWNRTTHLWNSTEKVIHQRTNTVPFGLGSHDEGIADTVRIIRPLDAAELDLETTYENFHPTVQSLSNVIGHFISGERPKGIHETEEMLRVGDSVTGVGELVLDNNLIKLQPPKQGFCYFLTRLDYESLLRRQGNSVRLWRILTVVFGVAACSTLLFILWKRYMHHRQSKKERSMLEEFKEQQRKRIRELNVEESSVSPTSCTVCLSRERSCVFLECGHVCACTQCYEALPEPKKCPICRATIDRVVSLFNS comes from the exons ATGTCGCTGCCCACATTTTCCCAGCTTCACCCTCTCAGTAGAGAtg CCCTGAATGCTGCAGATCACAGGATGGATTCCAGTGGGAAACCCTCAACTGCTCAGGTGGTGGTTTTAGCCACCAGCTCGGCCCTGACCGCCATCTTCTACTCCATTTACAGGAGCAGAGCTACGACGGTTTCCAGATTAAAG GAAGCAAAGAAAGTCTCAATTGATcaagatttaaaaaacatcTTGTCTGAAACACCTGGAAGATGTGTCCCTTATGCTGTGATAGAAG GTGTGGTGAGATCTGTGAAGGAAACTTTGAACAGCCAGTTTGTTGACAACTGCAAAGGCGTCATTGAGAGACTGACActgaaggaggagaagatggtGTGGAATCGAACCACTCATCTGTG GAACAGCACCGAGAAAGTCATCCACCAGCGCACCAACACAGTTCCATTTGGCCTCGGGTCTCATGATGAAGGTATTGCCGACACAGTTCGGATTATACGTCCGTTAGACGCTGCAGAATTGGACCTGGAGACCACCTACGAGAACTTCCACCCCACAGTCCAGTCCTTGTCCAATGTTATCGGCCACTTCATCAGCGGCGAGCGACCCAAAGGCATCCACGAGACCGAGGAGATGCTGCGTGTGGGAGACAGCGTCACTGGAGTCGGAGAGCTTGTCCTGGACAACAACCTGATCAAGCTCCAACCTCCCAAACAGGGCTTCTGTTATTTCCTCACCCGGCTGGACTACGAGTCTCTGCTAAGGAGGCAGGGGAACAGCGTCAGACTGTGGAGGATTCTGACCGTCGTGTTCGGCGTGGCTGCCTGTTCCACACTCCTCTTCATCCTGTGGAAGCGATACATGCACCACAGACAGAGTAAGAAGGAGAGGAGCATGCTGGAGGAGTTCaaggagcagcagaggaaacGAATACGGGAACTGAACGTGGAGGAGAGCAGCGTGTCCCCCACCAGCTGTACTGTCTGCCTGAGCCGCGAGCGCTCCTGTGTGTTTCTGGAGTGCGGTCATGTGTGTGCCTGCACTCAGTGCTACGAGGCCTTACCAGAGCCAAAGAAATGTCCCATCTGCAGGGCAACTATTGACAGGGTGGTGTCTCTTTTCAACAGCTAA
- the mul1b gene encoding mitochondrial ubiquitin ligase activator of NFKB 1 isoform X2, with product MDSSGKPSTAQVVVLATSSALTAIFYSIYRSRATTVSRLKEAKKVSIDQDLKNILSETPGRCVPYAVIEGVVRSVKETLNSQFVDNCKGVIERLTLKEEKMVWNRTTHLWNSTEKVIHQRTNTVPFGLGSHDEGIADTVRIIRPLDAAELDLETTYENFHPTVQSLSNVIGHFISGERPKGIHETEEMLRVGDSVTGVGELVLDNNLIKLQPPKQGFCYFLTRLDYESLLRRQGNSVRLWRILTVVFGVAACSTLLFILWKRYMHHRQSKKERSMLEEFKEQQRKRIRELNVEESSVSPTSCTVCLSRERSCVFLECGHVCACTQCYEALPEPKKCPICRATIDRVVSLFNS from the exons ATGGATTCCAGTGGGAAACCCTCAACTGCTCAGGTGGTGGTTTTAGCCACCAGCTCGGCCCTGACCGCCATCTTCTACTCCATTTACAGGAGCAGAGCTACGACGGTTTCCAGATTAAAG GAAGCAAAGAAAGTCTCAATTGATcaagatttaaaaaacatcTTGTCTGAAACACCTGGAAGATGTGTCCCTTATGCTGTGATAGAAG GTGTGGTGAGATCTGTGAAGGAAACTTTGAACAGCCAGTTTGTTGACAACTGCAAAGGCGTCATTGAGAGACTGACActgaaggaggagaagatggtGTGGAATCGAACCACTCATCTGTG GAACAGCACCGAGAAAGTCATCCACCAGCGCACCAACACAGTTCCATTTGGCCTCGGGTCTCATGATGAAGGTATTGCCGACACAGTTCGGATTATACGTCCGTTAGACGCTGCAGAATTGGACCTGGAGACCACCTACGAGAACTTCCACCCCACAGTCCAGTCCTTGTCCAATGTTATCGGCCACTTCATCAGCGGCGAGCGACCCAAAGGCATCCACGAGACCGAGGAGATGCTGCGTGTGGGAGACAGCGTCACTGGAGTCGGAGAGCTTGTCCTGGACAACAACCTGATCAAGCTCCAACCTCCCAAACAGGGCTTCTGTTATTTCCTCACCCGGCTGGACTACGAGTCTCTGCTAAGGAGGCAGGGGAACAGCGTCAGACTGTGGAGGATTCTGACCGTCGTGTTCGGCGTGGCTGCCTGTTCCACACTCCTCTTCATCCTGTGGAAGCGATACATGCACCACAGACAGAGTAAGAAGGAGAGGAGCATGCTGGAGGAGTTCaaggagcagcagaggaaacGAATACGGGAACTGAACGTGGAGGAGAGCAGCGTGTCCCCCACCAGCTGTACTGTCTGCCTGAGCCGCGAGCGCTCCTGTGTGTTTCTGGAGTGCGGTCATGTGTGTGCCTGCACTCAGTGCTACGAGGCCTTACCAGAGCCAAAGAAATGTCCCATCTGCAGGGCAACTATTGACAGGGTGGTGTCTCTTTTCAACAGCTAA